Proteins encoded together in one Miscanthus floridulus cultivar M001 unplaced genomic scaffold, ASM1932011v1 os_999_1, whole genome shotgun sequence window:
- the LOC136535503 gene encoding uncharacterized protein, with protein MVMIAAGEAGEGGKAPVPDEQVALEHVVVDVDDCWAPADQERQGPGCRICHLADGDGHGELPERLVWLGCGCRGELAAAHHRCAEAWFYVRGNRRCEICGENAMNITGGGGGGKQFIRQWQDTAAVDGGGSTKACGGFCRSQTFCNLLIVLLIIACLLPWFFHNHLI; from the exons ATGGTAATGATCGCCGCGGGAGAGGCTGGCGAGGGAGGGAAAGCGCCAGTGCCAGACGAGCAGGTGGCGCTGGAGCACGTCGTGGTTGACGTTGACGACTGCTGGGCACCGGCCGATCAGGAGCGACAGGGGCCCGGGTGTCGGATCTGCCACCTGGCCGACGGCGACGGGCACGGTGAGCTGCCCGAGCGGCTGGTGTGGCTCGGCTGCGGTTGCCGCGGCGAGCTGGCGGCGGCGCATCACCGCTGTGCCGAGGCGTGGTTCTACGTCCGGGGCAACAG GCGTTGCGAGATCTGTGGCGAGAACGCGATGAACatcaccggcggcggcggtggcggcaagcAGTTCATACGGCAGTGGCAGGACACGGCGGCCGTCGATGGTGGAGGCTCAACCAAGGCATGCGGTGGCTTCTGCAGGAGCCAGACGTTCTGCAACTTGCTGATTGTGTTGCTCATCATCGCGTGCCTGTTGCCGTGGTTCTTCCATAACCACCTGATTTGA